From Trichoderma atroviride chromosome 1, complete sequence, one genomic window encodes:
- a CDS encoding uncharacterized protein (EggNog:ENOG41), with amino-acid sequence MRSGSEDNKRPSPLSSASVPDRQPAEPDSDDQSIDNDPDPDSATQSAKRKRPISVSCELCKQRKVKCDRGQPSCGWCKRHGQTCEYKERKPPGLRAGFGRFLENRSREMELRLDKMEEILRQHSELLQTSPLPSLRPENSESGGQAGRQNLASDHDTQSENSHTLGSSKLYHQASHLSNNVLYNSQPTNGPPAPTSTEQGPNEFHGRAPSAGNVSTQPNIGLPTATPTSGAALPSSDADDLPPYNLVYNLVDLYFKHINTWCPILHRRTTLDSLFGISDLQESDRVLLHAIVATTMRFSSDPRLTEERRQHYHRISKQKVLLYGMENSSVKSLLALLILALDICGSSNGPPGWNIMALITRSVVQLGLSVETNSFSVAPHYSSIYTLRAMILPEPKDFIEEESRRRLFWMIYLLDRYATIATAFEFALADTEIDRMLPCRDDLWMENQKVETRWFVTGTQSYDETHQHPVGRPENLGAFAYYIEILGILSKIHKFLKQPVDIGRLTDVEKWQLRYKELDKELTSWNFALPGEFGNMNKVFQPGSRNLNCNWVMLHATYHTAVIRLHSSAAYPTTRSAIFTPSFSAAQRCHGAVENISALGDFVVNNGFLPKLGPPFAFTIWVAARVLLVHGSTVEHKLSPQISFFVDILREMGRYWPVAAGYSRLLQRVLDEHRDSERQGGGVTPSSVKILADMRRTAFDLDFLISRQPRHGAQGLGHLGSATPSRTPGPNELEYLDVFNFFNVPRIPFSGDNVSGATEGLIPNPDMSSANTNMDHPQYQPNEFNITNFMIDASSDWLFKTDGSSF; translated from the exons ATGCGCAGCGGTAGCGAAGATAACAAACGCCCATCGCCGCTGTCTTCTGCCTCTGTGCCCGATCGCCAGCCTGCTGAGCCCGATAGTGATGACCAGAGCATTGACAATGACCCTGACCCCGACTCGGCCACTCAGTCGGCCAAGCGCAAGAGGCCCATCTCTGTCTC ATGTGAATTGTGCAAGCAGCGCAAG GTGAAATGTGACCGTGGCCAGCCTTCGTGTGGTTGGTGTAAGCGCCATGGACAAACATGCGAGTACAAGGAGCGAAAGCCTCCCGGGCTGCGGGCGGGTTTTGGGAGGTTCCTCGAGAATCGGAGCCGAGAAATGGAGCTGAGGCttgacaagatggaggagataCTGCGGCAGCACTCCGAACTGCTCCAGACTTCACCGCTGCCGTCTCTCCGCCCAGAAAACTCCGAGTCCGGTGGGCAAGCTGGGCGACAAAATCTCGCGAGCGACCATGATACCCAGAGCGAGAATAGCCATACCTTGGGCTCATCAAAGCTGTATCATCAGGCTTCGCACTTGAGCAACAATGTGCTCTACAATTCTCAGCCGACCAACGGCCCTCCTGCGCCCACCTCTACGGAGCAGGGTCCCAACGAATTCCATGGCCGAGCGCCTTCAGCCGGCAACGTTTCAACACAGCCAAATATCGGCCTGCCGACAGCCACACCTACATCGGGTGCCGCTCTCCCCTCGTCCGACGCCGACGACCTCCCGCCGTATAATCTCGTATACAACCTCGTGGATTTGTATTTCAAGCACATCAACACCTGGTGTCCAATTCTGCACCGAAGAACCACTCTAGATAGCTTATTTGGCATCTCCGATCTCCAAGAGTCAGACAGGGTCCTGCTTCATGCGATAGTCGCCACTACGATGCGATTCTCTAGCGATCCTAGGCTTACTGAAGAGCGGCGACAGCACTATCACCGCATATCTAAGCAGAAAGTATTGCTCTACGGCATGGAAAACTCGTCCGTCAAGTCACTTTTAGCGCTGCTCATCCTGGCTCTTGATATatgtggcagcagcaatggcccTCCCGGATGGAACATAATGGCTCTCATCACCAGGTCGGTAGTGCAGCTGGGATTATCTGTCGAGACCAATTCCTTCAGCGTGGCTCCTCACTATTCGTCGATATACACTCTGAGGGCCATGATTCTCCCCGAGCCGAAAGATTTTATAGAAGAGGAGTCACGTAGAAGGCTGTTCTGGATGATCTATTTGCTCGATAGATATGCAACTATTGCTACGGCCTTTGAATTTGCGTTAGCCGATACGGAGATTGACCGAATGCTCCCCTGTCGGGATGACCTGTGGATGGAGAATCAAAAAGTAGAAACGCGATGGTTTGTCACGGGTACTCAAAGTTACGATGAGACGCATCAACATCCCGTCGGGAGGCCTGAGAATCTGGGAGCTTTCGCATACTACATCGAGATCCTTGGAATATTGTCAAAAATCCACAAGTTTCTAAAACAACCAGTTGACATCGGTCGTCTAACTGATGTAGAAAAGTGGCAGCTCCGTTACAAAGAGCTTGACAAGGAGCTGACGTCTTGGAACTTTGCCCTACCTGGCGAGTTTGGAAACATGAACAAAGTTTTCCAGCCAGGCAGCAGAAATCTAAACTGCAACTGGGTCATGCTCCATGCGACGTATCACACAGCGGTTATTCGACTACATTCCTCGGCAGCCTATCCAACAACTAGATCGGCAATCTTCACACCGTCATTTAGTGCGGCGCAGAGATGTCACGGTGCTGTGGAAAATATATCTGCTTTGGGCGACTTTGTCGTGAACAACGGCTTCCTCCCTAAGCTGGGTCCACCGTTTGCCTTCACCATATGGGTTGCTGCGCGAGTGCTTTTGGTTCATGGTTCTACTGTTGAACATAAACTGTCGCCCCAAATTTCCTTCTTTGTCGATATACTCCGCGAAATGGGGCGGTATTGGCCGGTAGCCGCTGGATACTCGAGGTTGCTGCAGCGAGTACTGGACGAGCATCGAGACAGCGAAAGACAAGGTGGCGGAGTCACGCCGAGCTCAGTCAAAATTTTGGCCGACATGCGCAGGACGGCGTTTGATTTGGATTTTTTGATATCACGACAGCCCCGGCATGGTGCACAGGGTCTTGGTCACTTGGGAAGCGCAACACCCTCAAGGACGCCGGGACCGAATGAGTTGGAGTATTTGGAcgtcttcaacttcttcaaTGTCCCACGAATTCCATTTAGCGGGGATAATGTTTCTGGTGCCACTGAAGGCTTAATACCAAACCCTGACATGTCTTCGGCAAACACAAACATGGACCACCCGCAGTACCAGCCGAATGAGTTCAACATCACCAATTTTATGATTGATGCGAGTAGCGACTGGCTTTTTAAAACGGATGGGTCGAGTTTTTAG
- a CDS encoding uncharacterized protein (EggNog:ENOG41): MELRLDKMEEILRQHSELLQTSPLPSLRPENSESGGQAGRQNLASDHDTQSENSHTLGSSKLYHQASHLSNNVLYNSQPTNGPPAPTSTEQGPNEFHGRAPSAGNVSTQPNIGLPTATPTSGAALPSSDADDLPPYNLVYNLVDLYFKHINTWCPILHRRTTLDSLFGISDLQESDRVLLHAIVATTMRFSSDPRLTEERRQHYHRISKQKVLLYGMENSSVKSLLALLILALDICGSSNGPPGWNIMALITRSVVQLGLSVETNSFSVAPHYSSIYTLRAMILPEPKDFIEEESRRRLFWMIYLLDRYATIATAFEFALADTEIDRMLPCRDDLWMENQKVETRWFVTGTQSYDETHQHPVGRPENLGAFAYYIEILGILSKIHKFLKQPVDIGRLTDVEKWQLRYKELDKELTSWNFALPGEFGNMNKVFQPGSRNLNCNWVMLHATYHTAVIRLHSSAAYPTTRSAIFTPSFSAAQRCHGAVENISALGDFVVNNGFLPKLGPPFAFTIWVAARVLLVHGSTVEHKLSPQISFFVDILREMGRYWPVAAGYSRLLQRVLDEHRDSERQGGGVTPSSVKILADMRRTAFDLDFLISRQPRHGAQGLGHLGSATPSRTPGPNELEYLDVFNFFNVPRIPFSGDNVSGATEGLIPNPDMSSANTNMDHPQYQPNEFNITNFMIDASSDWLFKTDGSSF; encoded by the coding sequence ATGGAGCTGAGGCttgacaagatggaggagataCTGCGGCAGCACTCCGAACTGCTCCAGACTTCACCGCTGCCGTCTCTCCGCCCAGAAAACTCCGAGTCCGGTGGGCAAGCTGGGCGACAAAATCTCGCGAGCGACCATGATACCCAGAGCGAGAATAGCCATACCTTGGGCTCATCAAAGCTGTATCATCAGGCTTCGCACTTGAGCAACAATGTGCTCTACAATTCTCAGCCGACCAACGGCCCTCCTGCGCCCACCTCTACGGAGCAGGGTCCCAACGAATTCCATGGCCGAGCGCCTTCAGCCGGCAACGTTTCAACACAGCCAAATATCGGCCTGCCGACAGCCACACCTACATCGGGTGCCGCTCTCCCCTCGTCCGACGCCGACGACCTCCCGCCGTATAATCTCGTATACAACCTCGTGGATTTGTATTTCAAGCACATCAACACCTGGTGTCCAATTCTGCACCGAAGAACCACTCTAGATAGCTTATTTGGCATCTCCGATCTCCAAGAGTCAGACAGGGTCCTGCTTCATGCGATAGTCGCCACTACGATGCGATTCTCTAGCGATCCTAGGCTTACTGAAGAGCGGCGACAGCACTATCACCGCATATCTAAGCAGAAAGTATTGCTCTACGGCATGGAAAACTCGTCCGTCAAGTCACTTTTAGCGCTGCTCATCCTGGCTCTTGATATatgtggcagcagcaatggcccTCCCGGATGGAACATAATGGCTCTCATCACCAGGTCGGTAGTGCAGCTGGGATTATCTGTCGAGACCAATTCCTTCAGCGTGGCTCCTCACTATTCGTCGATATACACTCTGAGGGCCATGATTCTCCCCGAGCCGAAAGATTTTATAGAAGAGGAGTCACGTAGAAGGCTGTTCTGGATGATCTATTTGCTCGATAGATATGCAACTATTGCTACGGCCTTTGAATTTGCGTTAGCCGATACGGAGATTGACCGAATGCTCCCCTGTCGGGATGACCTGTGGATGGAGAATCAAAAAGTAGAAACGCGATGGTTTGTCACGGGTACTCAAAGTTACGATGAGACGCATCAACATCCCGTCGGGAGGCCTGAGAATCTGGGAGCTTTCGCATACTACATCGAGATCCTTGGAATATTGTCAAAAATCCACAAGTTTCTAAAACAACCAGTTGACATCGGTCGTCTAACTGATGTAGAAAAGTGGCAGCTCCGTTACAAAGAGCTTGACAAGGAGCTGACGTCTTGGAACTTTGCCCTACCTGGCGAGTTTGGAAACATGAACAAAGTTTTCCAGCCAGGCAGCAGAAATCTAAACTGCAACTGGGTCATGCTCCATGCGACGTATCACACAGCGGTTATTCGACTACATTCCTCGGCAGCCTATCCAACAACTAGATCGGCAATCTTCACACCGTCATTTAGTGCGGCGCAGAGATGTCACGGTGCTGTGGAAAATATATCTGCTTTGGGCGACTTTGTCGTGAACAACGGCTTCCTCCCTAAGCTGGGTCCACCGTTTGCCTTCACCATATGGGTTGCTGCGCGAGTGCTTTTGGTTCATGGTTCTACTGTTGAACATAAACTGTCGCCCCAAATTTCCTTCTTTGTCGATATACTCCGCGAAATGGGGCGGTATTGGCCGGTAGCCGCTGGATACTCGAGGTTGCTGCAGCGAGTACTGGACGAGCATCGAGACAGCGAAAGACAAGGTGGCGGAGTCACGCCGAGCTCAGTCAAAATTTTGGCCGACATGCGCAGGACGGCGTTTGATTTGGATTTTTTGATATCACGACAGCCCCGGCATGGTGCACAGGGTCTTGGTCACTTGGGAAGCGCAACACCCTCAAGGACGCCGGGACCGAATGAGTTGGAGTATTTGGAcgtcttcaacttcttcaaTGTCCCACGAATTCCATTTAGCGGGGATAATGTTTCTGGTGCCACTGAAGGCTTAATACCAAACCCTGACATGTCTTCGGCAAACACAAACATGGACCACCCGCAGTACCAGCCGAATGAGTTCAACATCACCAATTTTATGATTGATGCGAGTAGCGACTGGCTTTTTAAAACGGATGGGTCGAGTTTTTAG
- a CDS encoding uncharacterized protein (EggNog:ENOG41~TransMembrane:1 (o181-203i)) — protein MVSNRPSAADEEDGCSKGTAFYSCEANNFRGCCSVDPCGLSSCPDTFGSFKDPKDSKDVDKSDDSSKPIVSMTDEATPTPTTLPRSTATSKESAVMTDSGITHTIPNNSIVTIIRHTTIVTGRPSVTTSSSSDPISAASGTPITESASPTSEGTAFPSSTGARNAATSPANSGASPLSPGAIVGIAVGGVALIALIVVTVLTLRRRKKQRRSEADFDPHQDTGRDDVVEEKHFPHPVSAHTTSTQGSSDPFAPFGGRADKPEDPYSPASGAFEMDGSSAAPIELPAMSVSGPSTNTPKLSRLEPVQEVTTMDPRANLTSVPIDDGKPVYVNHWDQYKNLG, from the exons ATGGTTTCCAACAGGCCTTCAGCtgcggatgaagaggacggcTGTTCGAAAGGCACGGCGTTTTACTCCTGCGAGGCCAACAATTTTAGGGGATGCTGCTCCGTGGATCCCTGTGGCCTGAGTTCCTGTCCTGACACATTTGGATCTTTCAAAGACCCCAAAGATTCCAAAGATGTCGACAAGAGCGACGACAGTTCAAAGCCCATCGTCTCCATGACTGATGAGGCTACACCCACGCCGACAACCTTGCCACGGTCAACGGCAACTTCAAAAGAATCTGCAGTGATGACAGACTCGGGCATCACTCACACAATCCCAAACAACTCGATAGTCACGATAATAAGACACACAACTATTGTCACGGGTCGGCCATCAGTGACCACATCATCCAGCTCAGATCCCATCTCAGCAGCCAGTGGAACGCCAATAACAGAATCAGCGTCCCCAACGTCCGAGGGAACAGCATTTCCTTCGTCCACAGGCGCCAGAAACGCCGCAACCTCTCCCGCAAACTCGGGAGCGAGCCCACTCTCACCGGGGGCCATTGTCGGAATCGCCGTCGGCGGCGTCGCCCTCATCgccctcatcgtcgtcacaGTGCTTACGCTGCGGCGTCGCAAGAAGCAACGCAGATCCGAAGCCGATTTTGATCCCCATCAAGACACCGGTCGGGATGATGTAGTCGAAGAAAAGCATTTCCCCCATCCTGTGTCGGCCCATACCACAAGCACTCAGGGGAGCAGTGATCCCTTTGCCCCGTTTGGAG GCCGAGCAGATAAGCCTGAAGATCCGTATTCTCCAGCTAGCGGCGCctttgagatggatggaagcAGCGCTGCCCCGATAGAGCTGCCCGCCATGAGCGTCTCAGGCCCAAGCACAAACACTCCTAAACTATCTCGGCTTGAGCCCGTTCAGGAAGTCACCACTATGGACCCTCGTGCTAACCTTACGTCGGTGCCGATAGATGATGGCAAACCAGTGTATGTCAATCACTGGGATCAGTACAAGAACCTAGGATAA
- a CDS encoding uncharacterized protein (BUSCO:EOG092D4MX9), whose protein sequence is MSNRTSRPKPPPPGNEEASASLNLGEFQHVDTLTLSEAALVLNALVAKRRNDRKNVNETEMLNQTLNYLDHFARFTQKENVEAVERLLSAHKDLAKFERAQLGSLCCENADEAKTLIPSLADKIKDEDLQDLLDEISKLQNR, encoded by the exons ATGTCAAATCGCACATCACGCCCGAAGCCACCTCCGCCAGGCAACGAGGAAGCCTCTGCGTCGCTGAACCTGGGCGAGTTTCAGCATGTCGATACTCTCACGCTTTCAGAAGCCGCGCTGGTTCTCAATGCGCTGGTTGCGAAGCGCCGAAACGATCGCAAGAATGTCAACGAGACGGA GATGCTGAACCAAACTCTCAACTATCTGGATCACTTTGCGCGGTTCACGCAGAAGGAGAACGTCGAGGCTGTGGAGCGTCTGCTCAGTGCTCACAAGGACCTGGCCAAGTTTGAGCGCGCACAACTTG GATCGCTCTGCTGTGAAAACGCTGATGAAGCCAAGACTCTGATTCCATCTCTTGCggacaagatcaaggacgAAGACCTACAAGACCTACTCGATGAGATTTCGAAGCTTCAGAACCGATAA
- a CDS encoding uncharacterized protein (BUSCO:EOG092D4DOH): MTVFSLVIINKAGGLVYNKTFHEGGLNKISTNDFLVLAGTFHGVHAITARLNPIKPVAQPPAPGSTEMPSRPEPSSGLEVMETENFRLQCFNTLTGTKFLLFTETTQTNVDVTIKRIYDLYADYVMKNPFYSLEMPVRCDIFDRKLLSYIREINNR; encoded by the exons AT GACTGTCTTCTCTCTAGTAATCATCAACAAGGCTGGCGGTCTGGTTTACAACAAGACCTTCCACGAAGGCGGCCTCAACAAAATCAGCACTAATGACTTCCTCGTATTAGCAGGCACTTTCCATGG AGTCCATGCCATCACTGCGCGCCTGAACCCCATCAAGCCAGTAGCACAGCCGCCTGCTCCTGGCTCAACTGAAATGCCGAGCCGTCCAGAGCCTTCATCTGGGTTGGAAGTCATGGAAACAGAAAACTTCCGTTTGCAGTGCTTCAACACCTTGACAGGCACCAAATTCTTGCTCTTCACTGAAACTACACAAACCAACGTGGACGTCACCATCAAGAGGATATACGACTTGTACGCCGATTATGTCATGAAGAATCCCTTTTACTCTTTGGAAATGCCTGTACGGTGCGACATTTTCGACCGAAAACTACTGTCATACATTAGAGAAATTAATAACCGATAA
- a CDS encoding uncharacterized protein (BUSCO:EOG092D41CK), protein MVLEAVMVVVDSSESSRNGDYQPTRFDAQVDAVNVLFQTITQGNPESSVGLMSMGGKGPEVLVTLTTEQGKILEGLHRTKKKIGGSSHLKTGIQIATLALKHRQNRSQRQRIIAFVCSPVEDQEKELVQLAKKMKKGNISVDFVIFGDLEDDATQKKLQAFNDAVKGNEGSHLVVIPPSSKLLSDQLISTPIMLGEGAGSGGGGMGGNDEFEFGFDPALEPELALALRMSMEEEKARQEKLAKEEEEAAKKASLDSVKEENEASGSGSGGGASKDKDDTMDTS, encoded by the exons ATGGTTCTCGAGGCTGTGATGGTGGTTGTGGACAgcagcgagagcagcagaaatggAGATTACCAGCCCACTCGATTCGACGCACAGGTTGACGCCGTGAATGTGCTGTTCCAGACTATCACTCAGGGAAACCCGGAATCATCCGTCGGCCTGATGAGCATGGGCGGAAAAGGACCAGAGGTGCTCGTCACCCTCACCACAGAGCAGGGCAAGATCTTGGAGGGCCTGCACaggacaaagaagaagattggtGGATCGTCTCACCTAAAGACAGGCATTCAGATTGCAACG CTCGCCCTCAAGCACCGACAGAACCGATCCCAGCGCCAACGAATAATAGCATTTGTTTGCTCCCCCGTCGAAGACCAAGAGAAGGAGCTTGTACAGCTagccaagaagatgaagaagggcaaTATTTCTGTCGACTTTGTTATCTTTGGTGATCTCGAGGATGACGCCACGCAGAAGAAACTCCAGGCATTCAACGATGCCGTCAAGGGCAACGAGGGCTCACACCTGGTGGTCATCCCACCTAGCAGCAAACTGCTAAGTGACCAGCTCATCTCGACGCCCATCATGCTCGGCGAGGGAGCTGGATCAGGAGGCGGTGGCATGGGCGGCAATGACGAATTTGAGTTTGGATTTGACCCCGCGCTAGAACCTGAGCTGGCCCTCGCTCTACGCATGAgtatggaagaagaaaaggccagacaagagaagctggcgaaggaggaagaggaggcggcAAAGAAGGCATCTCTGGATAGTGTCAAGGAAGAGAACGAagccagcggcagcggcagtggtggtggcgcgagcaaggacaaggacgacaCGATGGATACTTCTTAA
- a CDS encoding uncharacterized protein (EggNog:ENOG41) produces MAPTRNKKKGSTESSSSQQKSATYSSSGSPSTPQRSPIQKKRTGITMQQKQALIENLRLEITERARRLRAQYHLQAQGLRSRVEIRLNRIPTALRRATMGELLLKYAEQAQRAPTPRPLPVPVKDLPLPPSPQKPSHQTTRAPQVVGRAQKRLSDEITRDKENENVGENPKKKARGGDAGVVRPAQVLSPTSSNSRLANRSRATSPTKSYLYKASSPLKGGSPARPTAAAAGAGARAGGLRKVTTTSNSSASSATPTARTKRTATTAPKGPLSRPGTRTTRRASDVDESSDGSANTVLRKAAGMANTAAARKAAPGSAKKVASRGVAKSTAKAASAGSTATTGRTLRKRT; encoded by the exons ATGGCTCCCACgcgaaacaaaaagaagggctCCACTGAGTCGAGCTCCTCGCAACAGAAGAGCGCGACTTACAGCAGCTCAGGCAGCCCTTCAACACCACAGCGAAGTCCAAttcagaagaagaggacgggAATCACCATGCAGCAGAAACAAGCCTTGATCGAGAACCTGCGACTCGAAA tTACTGAGCGAGCCCGCAGGTTACGCGCTCAATACCATCTCCAAGCGCAAGGCCTCAGGTCACGAGTCGAAATACGCCTCAACCGAATTCCTACAGCACTGAGAAGGGCAACCATGGGTGAACTGCTGCTCAAATACGCAGAACAAGCACAACGAGCACCTACTCCTCGGCCGTTGCCAGTTCCTGTCAAGGAtttgccgttgccgccgaGTCCTCAAAAGCCTAGCCACCAGACCACTCGCGCGCCACAGGTTGTGGGACGCGCCCAGAAGCGGTTGAG CGATGAAATTACTAGGGATAAGGAGAATGAGAATGTTGGCGAGAATCCTAAGAAGAAAGCTCgcggcggcgatgctggcgTAGTCCGCCCAGCACAGGTCTTATCGCCTACGTCGTCCAACTCGCGGTTGGCGAACCGCAGTCGTGCGACTTCTCCTACCAAGTCGTACTTGTATAAGGCCAGCTCTCCTTTGAAAGGGGGGAGCCCAGCTCGGCCTacagctgcggctgctggtgctggtgcgCGTGCTGGAGGACTGAGAAAGGTTACCACAACATCAAACTCAAGCGCCAGCTCGGCTACTCCGACAGCGCGAACAAAGCGCACAGCTACAACCGCGCCCAAAGGCCCTCTATCTAGGCCTGGGACACGAACGACGCGCAGAGCTAGTGACGTTGACGAGTCGAGTGACGGAAGCGCGAACACCGTGCTCCGAAAGGCTGCAGGGATGGCAAATACCGCTGCCGCGCGAAAAGCTGCCCCTGGTAGCGCTAAAAAGGTTGCTTCGCGCGGAGTAGCGAAATCTACGGCGAAGGCTGCATCCGCTGGATCAACTGCCACTACTGGGAGGACACTAAGAAAGAGAACCTGA